The Paenibacillus amylolyticus genome contains the following window.
GCCTTCAATCTTATGGTTGGACAAGTCGAGCTTGAGACTTCCTCCATCAATGTAGAGCTTTCTGCCAACATTCAGTTGACTGTTGTCACCATCCACAACCAATTCCAGGGTACCCTTATCCATGGTGAAGTTTCTATTCAAGGTTAATGCGCCATCGACATTCACAACAACGGTTCCATCTTCCACGTACAGATCACCTGTACCAAAAGCCGTTGCGGATTCGGCTACCAGCGTTCCTGCTTGCAGCAAGGTTCCGCCTGTGTAGCTATTTTTCCCGGTCAGTGTAAGGGTTCCTGTTCCCTTTTTCGTGAGCATTCCACTGCCAGTGATATCATTTCTCCACCAGTCTTCTGCATTAAACCGTCCTTTGGAAGCATCCATATCCACAGTTACATTGTTCAAGAATGCACCGTATCCATCCGCAGCCGTAACCAGATCAATTCTACCCCAGCCCTTGGATTCATCCAGTACAGGATATCCAGAGTCAATGGATGTTGTATACAATACCTGTCTGCGCTGCTCATCGGTTAAATATGGTTGACGCGTTTCCAACAGAGCTTCTGCTCCTTGCGGTACAACGGGAGCCAAACCTTTGGTTCCTGTTTGCGGCAGACCGTAAGTCATCTTCTCTCTATAGAAGGCTTTGTTGGCATCATGATCTTCCCATTTGTGTTCATCGTAAGCACTCTTGAACGTGTAATCTTCGGTTACGGTGTGTGCATACTCATACAGACTCATGTTTTGTTCCTTGGCTGCAGCTCCAAATACTTCTCCTGCATTCTCATAGCCTTTCGCTAACACTTCTTTGTTCTCAGCCTTATTAAGTGCATATGCCGCCATGGCTGTGGATTGTATTCTTCCTCCTATAACATCAAGTGGTGAGTGCATGCCCGTTACGACTCGATTCTCGCCCAATTGAGCTGCTCTCGTTAACAATTCAGAGAAACGTTCTGGCGTAGCGTATGCCAAAGGATATACGGATAAGTAAGCTGCACTGGTATGTCCGCTCGGAAATCCGCCATCTTTTCCTCTCCCATCCTCAGCGATTCGTTTGACATAGGTTAACGCAGGGATAAGCTTAACGTTGGTTTCGTATTGCTGGTATTGTCTTTCTCCTGTTGATTTGATGCCTCCTGAAGCCAGAGGTACTTCTTTTTCTCACCTTCGCCCAAGGTTTCCCATACCGGCAGTCCTTTGCTGTCAACAACTTCTTTCACTTCTCCATTGGAATTCATTCTCCACGGTCTAGGGGATGAGTAGAAATATTTAGAGGGATTGGATGAGGCAGGAATTTTGAATCGAACCAGATCAATCAGATGCACCAAGTCTGAAAGCTCCGTTTGTGCTTCCCAATCTCCAATACCCTGGCTTTCATCTTCCACAGTTTCTTCGGTCAGAACCACATTCATCTCGTCTACCGTTCGTTCAACGTTTGTCTTTGGCTTGATGATATCTACATATGTGTTAGCCAACGGACCCAAGCCCTCCATCACGCTATAGATCTTATCTCTTTGGTCATCATAATAGGCTGCCAATGTCTCTTCAGCCGTGCGATTTTGCGTGACCTTTTCTACATATCTGATATTGGCTTCCCAAGTCGCTTTGTTTCGGATCTCTTCATTTGCATATGTTTTCTGATCAGCGACGGGTACGGTTGGATCATTCTTAAAGCCATCATAATAGGGGACGGTCCGTCTCCATACTTGGCATTCTTTCCGTCAGCTCCAATTTGGGTTGCCGCTGTCCCATCTCTCCAATCCGCCTGGTTCATGGACCACACTTGATCAAAACCATCCAAAATATCAATAAACGGATTCGTTGCCGCAATATTTTTCAACGTGTCGTCTCCAGCATTGGCTCCGTCCTTCACGGCGGACAAGCGCGCTTCGTCTGCTGGAGGATTCACATTCAGTACGGCTGCTGTTCCTTTTGGCTTAGCTGGTTTGGCAGCTGTAGTCACATCTGTTTCTACTGCCTTAACGAGCGCAGACACGGCTTCGGCACGCGTAATGGAACGAAGCGGTTTGAAGCTTCCATCCGCATATCCAGAGATAATTTTCGCTGCAGCCGCTCCACCTACTGCCGCCTTGCTCCACGCCGCAATAGACGATGAATCGCTAAAGATATTCGCAGCTGTTTCATTGGACTCCAGATTCAAAATGCCGGCGATCACTTTAGCTGCTTCCTGACGGGTGATCGGATCTTGCGGCTTCATCGTGCCATCGGTGTATCCATCTATATATCCATTCGCATTTGCAATAGAAATGGCTTCATAATACCATGCACTCTCAGACACATCGTTGAAGGTAATTTGAGCTTGTCCGGTATATCCAAAAGCACCGTTTACCAAATTCATAAATTCGGCTCTGGTAATGTACGTGTTCGGTTTGAATGAACGATCCAGGTAGCCTCGAATTAATCCTTCATCACCCCATGCTTGAATATTCGCTTCCGCCCAGTGTCCCTTGATATCAGAGAACTGAATCTTCTGATCAGCTGCAAAACTCTTCTCTGCAAATGTCGGACCTACCATAGACAACATCAGAAGTAATGCCAGTGACTTTTTAAGTGGTTTTCTCATGGCTTGCAAATACACGCTCCCATTATGGTAAATTATTTTTTGCTCCTCCATCTGCAAATGAGTAAGAAAGTCTCTATACAGATGTCTGATCTGCCGTTACTGTAGCATTAGAGAACGTTTCGCATCTATAG
Protein-coding sequences here:
- a CDS encoding phosphatase PAP2 family protein; the protein is MASGGIKSTGERQYQQYETNVKLIPALTYVKRIAEDGRGKDGGFPSGHTSAAYLSVYPLAYATPERFSELLTRAAQLGENRVVTGMHSPLDVIGGRIQSTAMAAYALNKAENKEVLAKGYENAGEVFGAAAKEQNMSLYEYAHTVTEDYTFKSAYDEHKWEDHDANKAFYREKMTYGLPQTGTKGLAPVVPQGAEALLETRQPYLTDEQRRQVLYTTSIDSGYPVLDESKGWGRIDLVTAADGYGAFLNNVTVDMDASKGRFNAEDWWRNDITGSGMLTKKGTGTLTLTGKNSYTGGTLLQAGTLVAESATAFGTGDLYVEDGTVVVNVDGALTLNRNFTMDKGTLELVVDGDNSQLNVGRKLYIDGGSLKLDLSNHKIEGSKDITLITANGITGEFDSVTADGYDVTVTYEKGRIIAHAVAK
- a CDS encoding S-layer homology domain-containing protein, encoding MRKPLKKSLALLLMLSMVGPTFAEKSFAADQKIQFSDIKGHWAEANIQAWGDEGLIRGYLDRSFKPNTYITRAEFMNLVNGAFGYTGQAQITFNDVSESAWYYEAISIANANGYIDGYTDGTMKPQDPITRQEAAKVIAGILNLESNETAANIFSDSSSIAAWSKAAVGGAAAAKIISGYADGSFKPLRSITRAEAVSALVKAVETDVTTAAKPAKPKGTAAVLNVNPPADEARLSAVKDGANAGDDTLKNIAATNPFIDILDGFDQVWSMNQADWRDGTAATQIGADGKNAKYGDGPSPIMMALRMIQPYPSLIRKHMQMKRSETKRLGKPISDM